One genomic region from Cellulomonas fengjieae encodes:
- a CDS encoding carbohydrate ABC transporter permease, with translation MTTAHPGLSDPPAAAAQQSVAARTPRSRGGAGRGTAWYRRLTPYYFLLIPVGLLLLLTFAPVVTMFWYSATDWDGLDKTKNLVGLDNYVEVFTDPDNVRVFYVSLYYFVASFVQMALALYFATILSFRVRFTNLWKGILFFPYLINGVAIGLIFLNFLKPGGGLDTVLLTAGLESLVQQWTGDPDVANFSLAGVSVWRYLGLNFVMFLGAIQSISSEIYEASDLDGANRWHQFRYIILPSIRPIVGLSLILAISGALAVFEVPFVMTGGANGTETFVIRTVWMAFNRNLVGLASAMAVVLLLVVLLVTWIQRRVVPDDEVDLT, from the coding sequence ATGACGACCGCTCACCCGGGTCTGTCCGACCCGCCGGCGGCGGCCGCGCAGCAGTCCGTCGCGGCCCGCACCCCCCGCTCCCGGGGCGGCGCGGGCCGCGGCACCGCGTGGTACCGCCGGCTGACGCCGTACTACTTCCTGCTGATCCCCGTCGGGCTCCTGCTCCTGCTGACGTTCGCACCCGTCGTCACCATGTTCTGGTACTCCGCGACGGACTGGGACGGGCTGGACAAGACCAAGAACCTCGTCGGCCTCGACAACTACGTCGAGGTGTTCACCGACCCGGACAACGTCCGCGTGTTCTACGTGTCGCTGTACTACTTCGTCGCCTCGTTCGTGCAGATGGCGCTCGCGCTGTACTTCGCGACGATCCTGTCGTTCCGGGTCCGGTTCACGAACCTGTGGAAGGGCATCCTGTTCTTCCCCTACCTGATCAACGGGGTCGCTATCGGCCTGATCTTCCTGAACTTCCTCAAGCCCGGCGGCGGCCTGGACACGGTCCTGCTGACCGCCGGGCTCGAGAGCCTGGTCCAGCAGTGGACGGGCGACCCCGACGTCGCCAACTTCTCCCTGGCCGGGGTGTCGGTGTGGCGCTACCTGGGCCTGAACTTCGTGATGTTCCTGGGCGCCATCCAGTCGATCAGCTCCGAGATCTACGAGGCGTCGGACCTCGACGGCGCCAACCGCTGGCACCAGTTCCGCTACATCATCCTGCCGTCGATCCGCCCCATCGTCGGCCTGTCGCTCATCCTCGCGATCTCCGGCGCGCTCGCGGTGTTCGAGGTCCCGTTCGTCATGACCGGCGGCGCCAACGGCACCGAGACGTTCGTCATCCGGACGGTCTGGATGGCGTTCAACCGCAACCTGGTCGGGCTGGCGTCGGCGATGGCGGTGGTCCTGCTGCTCGTCGTCCTGCTGGTCACCTGGATCCAGCGCAGGGTGGTACCCGACGATGAGGTGGACCTCACATGA
- a CDS encoding maltokinase N-terminal cap-like domain-containing protein — protein sequence MSLVARTSPDDARLLDVLRDWLPTRRWFPAKGQSAQLSAVASFVLAPDVTVLLVRARAGSIDAVLQVPVVLTDGPAEGAIGTLDGRSVVDGSDRPEFLAAWLAAAEGPGADVDVSAARAISGEQSNTSVILPGARPGILKVLRAVAHGENPDVDVPRHLVGVGWKHVPAPLAWLQGEWPGPDGRPGTGYLGVLAAFVDAAEDGFELACAYAGRGESFASLAADLGAVTATMHDALVAAYGTDAGDQGPEEVARAVATRFSWALSAVPALAPFADDVAAVVDEVRALPAAPPRQRVHGDLHLGQVLRSHDTWYVMDFEGEPLAPLDQRTRPDLALRDVAGLLRSIDYAAAVGGLSGDRAADWTADARAGLLAGYGGGDQTLLRALELDKTLYEVVYESRNRPTWLPIPMAGLERLTRP from the coding sequence GTGAGCCTCGTCGCCCGCACCTCCCCCGACGACGCGCGCCTGCTCGACGTCCTGCGCGACTGGCTGCCCACCAGGCGCTGGTTCCCCGCCAAGGGCCAGTCCGCGCAGCTGTCGGCGGTCGCGTCGTTCGTGCTCGCACCGGACGTGACGGTGCTGCTGGTCCGGGCACGCGCCGGGTCCATCGACGCGGTGCTGCAGGTGCCGGTCGTCCTGACGGACGGTCCGGCCGAGGGCGCGATCGGGACCCTCGACGGCCGCAGCGTCGTCGACGGCTCCGACCGTCCGGAGTTCCTCGCGGCCTGGCTCGCCGCGGCCGAGGGGCCGGGCGCCGACGTGGACGTGTCCGCCGCGCGGGCGATCTCGGGCGAGCAGTCGAACACGTCGGTGATCCTGCCGGGCGCCCGTCCCGGCATCCTCAAGGTGCTCCGCGCGGTCGCGCACGGCGAGAACCCGGACGTGGACGTCCCCCGGCACCTCGTCGGCGTCGGCTGGAAGCACGTGCCCGCACCCCTCGCCTGGCTGCAGGGCGAGTGGCCCGGTCCCGACGGCAGGCCCGGCACGGGCTACCTCGGCGTGCTCGCCGCCTTCGTCGACGCGGCCGAGGACGGCTTCGAGCTCGCCTGCGCGTACGCGGGCCGCGGCGAGTCGTTCGCCTCGCTGGCTGCCGACCTCGGTGCGGTCACCGCGACGATGCACGACGCCCTCGTGGCGGCCTACGGCACCGACGCGGGTGACCAGGGTCCCGAGGAGGTCGCGCGTGCGGTCGCCACCCGGTTCTCGTGGGCGCTGTCCGCGGTCCCGGCCCTGGCGCCGTTCGCCGACGACGTCGCCGCGGTCGTCGACGAGGTCCGCGCCCTGCCCGCGGCCCCGCCGCGCCAGCGGGTGCACGGCGACCTGCACCTCGGCCAGGTGCTCCGGTCGCACGACACCTGGTACGTCATGGACTTCGAGGGCGAGCCGCTCGCGCCCCTGGACCAGCGCACGCGGCCCGACCTCGCCCTGCGCGACGTCGCCGGCCTGCTGCGCTCGATCGACTACGCCGCGGCGGTCGGCGGCCTGTCGGGCGACCGCGCCGCGGACTGGACGGCCGACGCCCGCGCCGGGCTGCTCGCCGGGTACGGCGGTGGCGACCAGACGCTGCTGCGCGCGCTCGAGCTGGACAAGACGCTCTACGAGGTCGTCTACGAGTCGCGCAACCGGCCGACGTGGCTCCCGATCCCGATGGCAGGGCTGGAGCGCCTGACGCGGCCCTGA
- a CDS encoding ROK family transcriptional regulator, whose protein sequence is MSGSQPGLGAAHASSRSAILDLIRAAGTISRVELTRATGLTAATISTVVRRLIDDGLVLEVGRAESTGGKPRMLLELDASARYAVGVHLDHAGITYVIANLGGAIVARWRRPGAGSDDPREVVARIAAEIRTTVTRVGVDPTRILGLGVVSPGPISASTGMTLTPPVMQRWAEFPLAAALEDAVGLSVVLDNDATAAAVGEYWSGGITTGSAFAALYMGTGIGAGIIVDGTVYRGSSSNAGEVGHICVDLDGPVCWCGNRGCVEALAGPAAVVAAAREAGLELAGRGVAEDFGSLARAASRGDALPMELIQRSALYMGVAAQTLANVLDLELVVLTGPAFAIAGSLYLPEIERRLGQSFFARGSHPVRVAISSNAPEAAAVGAAALVLQSELAPRQVGVRMPLELPLEVTAG, encoded by the coding sequence GTGAGCGGCTCCCAGCCGGGTCTCGGTGCCGCGCACGCGAGCAGCCGGTCGGCGATCCTGGACCTGATCCGGGCCGCCGGGACGATCAGTCGCGTCGAGCTGACCCGGGCGACGGGCCTGACCGCCGCGACGATCTCGACGGTCGTGCGCAGGCTCATCGACGACGGGCTCGTGCTCGAGGTCGGCCGCGCCGAGTCGACGGGCGGCAAGCCGCGGATGCTGCTGGAGCTGGACGCCTCTGCGCGGTACGCGGTCGGCGTGCACCTCGACCACGCCGGCATCACCTACGTCATCGCGAACCTCGGCGGCGCCATCGTGGCCCGGTGGCGGCGCCCCGGCGCGGGGTCGGACGACCCCCGCGAGGTCGTCGCCCGCATCGCCGCGGAGATCCGCACCACCGTCACGCGCGTCGGCGTCGACCCCACCCGCATCCTCGGGCTCGGCGTCGTCTCGCCGGGGCCGATCTCCGCCAGCACCGGCATGACCCTCACGCCCCCGGTCATGCAGCGGTGGGCCGAGTTCCCCCTGGCGGCCGCCCTCGAGGACGCGGTGGGGCTGTCCGTGGTGCTGGACAACGACGCGACCGCGGCCGCCGTCGGCGAGTACTGGTCCGGGGGGATCACGACCGGGTCGGCGTTCGCCGCGCTCTACATGGGCACCGGGATCGGCGCCGGGATCATCGTGGACGGCACCGTCTACCGCGGGTCCAGCTCGAACGCGGGCGAGGTCGGGCACATCTGCGTGGACCTGGACGGTCCGGTCTGCTGGTGCGGCAACCGGGGCTGCGTCGAGGCGCTCGCGGGCCCCGCGGCCGTCGTCGCGGCGGCACGCGAGGCCGGGCTCGAGCTCGCCGGGCGGGGGGTGGCCGAGGACTTCGGCTCGCTCGCCCGGGCCGCGAGCCGCGGGGACGCGCTCCCGATGGAGCTGATCCAGCGGTCGGCGCTGTACATGGGCGTCGCCGCGCAGACGCTCGCCAACGTGCTCGATCTCGAGCTCGTCGTCCTGACCGGCCCCGCGTTCGCGATCGCCGGCTCGCTGTACCTGCCCGAGATCGAGCGCCGGCTCGGGCAGTCGTTCTTCGCGCGCGGCAGCCACCCGGTCCGGGTGGCCATCTCGTCGAACGCGCCGGAGGCCGCGGCGGTCGGTGCCGCGGCGCTCGTGCTGCAGAGCGAGCTGGCGCCGCGGCAGGTGGGCGTACGGATGCCGCTCGAGCTGCCGCTCGAGGTCACCGCGGGCTGA
- a CDS encoding carbohydrate ABC transporter permease, translating into MTRSATSTVTSTAKYVSLVIASVAMLLPLGLILFGSFKTGQEFLATGPMTPPADWANVENYVTAFTRGNMLAAFGNTVFIFGAAIVGTILIGAATAYALDRFRFVGRATVLALFLLATLVPGVTTQVATFQIINGLGLYDSRWALILLFMGTDIISIYIFLQFIRAVPRSLDEAAMIEGAGHLRIFFQIILPNLKPAIATVVIIKGIGIYNEFYLPFLYLPSKELRPISTTLFDFKGPYGSQWEVISAGVVITIIPILVLFLFLQRYIYNGFTSGATK; encoded by the coding sequence ATGACGCGCAGCGCCACCAGCACAGTCACCAGCACGGCCAAGTACGTCTCCCTCGTCATCGCCTCGGTCGCGATGCTGCTGCCCCTGGGCCTGATCCTCTTCGGGTCCTTCAAGACCGGTCAGGAGTTCCTCGCGACGGGGCCGATGACGCCGCCGGCCGACTGGGCGAACGTCGAGAACTACGTCACCGCGTTCACGCGCGGCAACATGCTTGCGGCCTTCGGCAACACCGTCTTCATCTTCGGCGCGGCGATCGTCGGCACCATCCTGATCGGCGCCGCCACGGCGTACGCCCTCGACCGCTTCCGCTTCGTCGGCCGCGCCACGGTGCTCGCGCTGTTCCTGCTCGCGACCCTCGTCCCCGGCGTCACCACCCAGGTGGCGACGTTCCAGATCATCAACGGGCTGGGGCTCTACGACTCCCGCTGGGCGCTGATCCTGCTGTTCATGGGCACGGACATCATCTCGATCTACATCTTCCTGCAGTTCATCCGGGCGGTCCCCAGGTCGCTGGACGAGGCGGCGATGATCGAGGGCGCCGGGCACCTGCGGATCTTCTTCCAGATCATCCTGCCCAACCTCAAGCCGGCCATCGCGACGGTCGTCATCATCAAGGGGATCGGCATCTACAACGAGTTCTACCTGCCGTTCCTCTACCTGCCGTCCAAGGAGCTGCGGCCTATCTCCACCACGCTGTTCGACTTCAAGGGCCCGTACGGCTCGCAGTGGGAGGTCATCTCGGCGGGCGTCGTCATCACGATCATCCCGATCCTCGTGCTCTTCCTGTTCCTGCAGCGGTACATCTACAACGGCTTCACGTCGGGCGCGACGAAGTAG
- a CDS encoding ABC transporter substrate-binding protein: protein MFPQKRGARLVAIAAASSLLALTACSGGSGGDDEANDDGTPAGEITVLTWRTDLVEDGTFDEYVEQFKAAYPEVTEVTVEGLTDYEGEVKTRMNTENYGDVLAIPGSVTPDQYADFFEPLGTQEEIGAEYQWINDKSFEGQSYGIPVVGNVQGYVYNKRVWEEAGVTEFPDTPEAFLAALQAIKDNGVEIAPLYTNYKDGWPLSQWDGWLGAVTADPDWKNKIIESDTPWTPESDYGVVDGLIYDAVAQGLTEADPTTTNWEESKRLLGTGQVATMVLGSWALPQMAAAAEEAGASAEDIAYAPTPVQVDGTFHSVAGGDYNLGINVNSDNKATARAWIDWFNHESGFSESQAGLSPIIDGPVPDALTGFVEQVELITLNPAEEGKESLFADIDTASGIVTTDPKFRQKTIDDARSGARTKEQVFDDLNAQWAEGRSSAG from the coding sequence ATGTTCCCTCAGAAGCGAGGCGCACGCCTCGTGGCGATCGCCGCAGCCAGCTCCCTCCTCGCCCTCACCGCCTGCTCGGGCGGCAGCGGCGGTGACGACGAGGCCAACGACGACGGCACCCCCGCAGGGGAGATCACCGTGCTGACCTGGCGCACCGACCTCGTCGAGGACGGCACGTTCGACGAGTACGTCGAGCAGTTCAAGGCCGCGTACCCCGAGGTCACCGAGGTCACCGTCGAGGGCCTCACCGACTACGAGGGCGAGGTCAAGACGCGCATGAACACCGAGAACTACGGCGACGTGCTCGCCATCCCCGGCTCGGTCACACCCGACCAGTACGCCGACTTCTTCGAGCCCCTCGGCACGCAGGAGGAGATCGGCGCGGAGTACCAGTGGATCAACGACAAGTCCTTCGAGGGCCAGTCGTACGGCATCCCGGTGGTCGGCAACGTCCAGGGCTACGTCTACAACAAGCGCGTGTGGGAGGAGGCCGGCGTCACCGAGTTCCCCGACACGCCCGAGGCCTTCCTCGCGGCGCTGCAGGCCATCAAGGACAACGGCGTCGAGATCGCGCCGCTCTACACCAACTACAAGGACGGCTGGCCGCTGTCGCAGTGGGACGGCTGGCTCGGCGCCGTCACCGCGGACCCCGACTGGAAGAACAAGATCATCGAGTCGGACACGCCGTGGACGCCCGAGAGCGACTACGGCGTGGTCGACGGCCTGATCTACGACGCGGTCGCGCAGGGCCTGACGGAGGCCGACCCCACCACCACGAACTGGGAGGAGTCCAAGCGACTGCTCGGCACCGGCCAGGTGGCGACGATGGTCCTCGGCTCGTGGGCGCTGCCCCAGATGGCCGCCGCGGCCGAGGAAGCCGGCGCGAGCGCGGAGGACATCGCGTACGCGCCTACCCCGGTCCAGGTGGACGGCACCTTCCACTCCGTTGCCGGCGGCGACTACAACCTCGGCATCAACGTGAACTCGGACAACAAGGCGACCGCACGCGCCTGGATCGACTGGTTCAACCACGAGTCCGGGTTCTCGGAGTCGCAGGCCGGCCTCTCGCCGATCATCGACGGCCCCGTGCCGGACGCCCTGACGGGCTTCGTCGAGCAGGTGGAGCTCATCACGCTGAACCCGGCCGAGGAGGGCAAGGAGTCGCTGTTCGCGGACATCGACACGGCGTCCGGCATCGTGACCACGGACCCGAAGTTCCGTCAGAAGACGATCGACGACGCACGCTCCGGTGCGCGCACCAAGGAGCAGGTCTTCGACGACCTCAACGCGCAGTGGGCCGAGGGCCGGTCCTCGGCCGGCTGA
- a CDS encoding glycoside hydrolase family 2 protein, whose product MITQDLYDGWSLTAVAGPVPAELVGRRVRARVPGTSHTALLDAGLIPDPYLDRNEEHLAWMRRTDWAYEHDLELAPPAPDERVDLVFDGIDTVATVSFDGHEVGRTANQHRAYRFDVRHLVRPDTQRLRVLLRSALVHAEAEAARLGPRPMAYAQPFNMVRKMACSFGWDWGPDLQTAGLWRPVRVERWRVARLAGVRPLVTVGPDGTGRVEVHVDVERSGLAGGDVPLTVQARSGGAEATVLVPGDAGSARVVLEVPRAPLWWPVGHGAQPLTELTVDLLAPDEEPLDTWSRRIGFRTVELDTGADEHGTAFTFRINGRPIFVKGANWIPDDHLLTRITRERLAHRLDQAVDANLNLLRVWGGGIYESEDFYELCDERGLLVWQDFLLACAAYPEEQPIWDELEAEARENVARLTAHPSLVLWNGGNENLWGFMDWGWQEQLDGRTWGYRYATELLKGVVAELDPTRPYSDGSPYSPGAALTDVHPNDPDHGTFHQWEVWNRVDYRHYADDVPRFCSEFGFQGPPTWTTLTRAVRPDDGGPLAQQDPTFLLHQKADDGNGKLDRGLEPHLGVPDGFTDWHWATQLNQARAVRFALEHYRSWWPRTAGAIVWQLNDCWPVTSWAAIDSDERPKPLWYALRAAFAPRILTVQPREDREVLVVVNETPTIWQGTVSLSRRLLDGTVLAQEELALAVGAWSVGQFSLPAAVATPDAPEREVLVVRLGAAQAVHTWAEDVDLALDPSPLHASVTPVQDGYRVDVTASSLARDVTLLVDRLDPDAVVDTAMVDIPAGATASFHVRTRAVIDPADLTRAPVLRSANDVVVPRVGARGRTPA is encoded by the coding sequence ATGATCACCCAGGACCTGTACGACGGCTGGTCGCTGACTGCCGTCGCCGGCCCCGTCCCCGCCGAGCTGGTCGGTCGTCGCGTCCGCGCCCGGGTCCCCGGGACGAGCCACACCGCCCTGCTCGATGCCGGGCTGATCCCCGACCCGTACCTCGACCGCAACGAGGAGCACCTGGCCTGGATGCGCCGGACGGACTGGGCGTACGAGCACGACCTCGAGCTGGCGCCGCCGGCGCCCGACGAACGCGTCGACCTGGTGTTCGACGGCATCGACACCGTCGCCACCGTGTCGTTCGACGGGCACGAGGTCGGCCGCACGGCCAACCAGCACCGCGCGTACCGGTTCGACGTCCGCCACCTGGTCCGCCCGGACACGCAGCGCCTGCGCGTGCTGCTCCGCTCGGCGCTCGTCCACGCGGAGGCCGAGGCCGCACGCCTCGGACCGCGCCCGATGGCGTACGCCCAGCCGTTCAACATGGTGCGGAAGATGGCCTGCTCCTTCGGCTGGGACTGGGGGCCCGACCTGCAGACGGCGGGGCTCTGGCGCCCGGTGCGGGTGGAGCGCTGGCGGGTGGCCCGCCTCGCCGGCGTCCGCCCGCTGGTCACGGTCGGTCCGGACGGGACCGGCCGCGTGGAGGTGCACGTGGACGTCGAGCGCTCGGGTCTGGCGGGCGGGGACGTCCCGCTGACGGTGCAGGCGCGGTCAGGCGGCGCGGAGGCCACGGTGCTCGTGCCCGGCGACGCCGGCTCGGCCCGCGTGGTGCTCGAGGTGCCGCGCGCGCCGCTGTGGTGGCCGGTCGGGCACGGCGCCCAGCCGCTCACGGAGCTCACCGTCGACCTCCTGGCGCCCGACGAGGAGCCGCTCGACACCTGGTCGCGCCGCATCGGCTTCCGCACGGTCGAGCTGGACACCGGTGCCGACGAGCACGGCACCGCCTTCACCTTCCGCATCAACGGCCGCCCGATCTTCGTCAAGGGCGCCAACTGGATCCCGGACGACCACCTGCTCACCCGCATCACCCGTGAGCGCCTCGCGCACCGGCTCGACCAGGCTGTGGACGCCAACCTCAACCTGCTGCGCGTCTGGGGCGGCGGGATCTACGAGTCCGAGGACTTCTACGAGCTGTGCGACGAGCGGGGTCTGCTCGTGTGGCAGGACTTCCTGCTCGCGTGCGCCGCCTACCCGGAGGAGCAGCCGATCTGGGACGAGCTCGAGGCCGAGGCCCGGGAGAACGTCGCGCGGCTGACTGCCCACCCGTCGCTGGTGCTGTGGAACGGCGGCAACGAGAACCTCTGGGGGTTCATGGACTGGGGCTGGCAGGAGCAGCTCGACGGCCGCACCTGGGGCTACCGGTACGCCACGGAGCTGCTCAAGGGCGTCGTCGCGGAGCTCGACCCCACCCGCCCCTACTCCGACGGCAGCCCGTACTCGCCGGGCGCGGCGCTGACCGACGTGCACCCCAACGACCCCGACCACGGCACGTTCCACCAGTGGGAGGTCTGGAACAGGGTCGACTACCGGCACTACGCCGACGACGTGCCCCGCTTCTGCTCCGAGTTCGGCTTCCAGGGACCGCCCACGTGGACCACGCTCACGCGCGCGGTGCGTCCCGACGACGGCGGCCCGCTGGCACAGCAGGATCCGACCTTCCTGCTGCACCAGAAGGCCGACGACGGCAACGGCAAGCTCGACCGCGGCCTCGAGCCGCACCTGGGAGTCCCGGACGGCTTCACCGACTGGCACTGGGCCACCCAGCTCAACCAGGCCCGCGCGGTGCGGTTCGCCCTCGAGCACTACCGCTCCTGGTGGCCGCGCACCGCGGGGGCGATCGTGTGGCAGCTCAACGACTGCTGGCCGGTGACCTCCTGGGCGGCGATCGACAGCGACGAGCGGCCCAAGCCGCTCTGGTACGCGCTGCGGGCCGCGTTCGCCCCGCGGATCCTGACGGTGCAGCCGCGCGAGGACCGCGAGGTGCTGGTGGTCGTCAACGAGACGCCCACCATCTGGCAGGGCACGGTCAGCCTGTCGCGCCGGCTCCTCGACGGGACCGTCCTCGCCCAGGAGGAGCTCGCACTGGCGGTCGGGGCCTGGTCCGTCGGCCAGTTCTCCCTGCCGGCGGCGGTCGCCACCCCGGACGCCCCGGAGCGGGAGGTCCTCGTGGTGCGCCTCGGTGCCGCCCAGGCCGTGCACACGTGGGCGGAGGACGTCGACCTGGCGCTCGACCCGAGCCCGCTGCACGCCTCGGTCACGCCGGTCCAGGACGGGTACCGCGTGGACGTCACCGCGTCGTCGCTGGCCCGGGACGTCACGCTGCTCGTCGACCGCCTGGACCCCGACGCCGTGGTCGACACGGCGATGGTCGACATCCCGGCGGGCGCGACCGCGTCCTTCCACGTCCGCACCCGCGCCGTGATCGACCCCGCCGACCTGACCCGTGCCCCCGTGCTGCGCTCGGCCAACGACGTGGTCGTCCCCCGGGTCGGCGCGCGTGGTCGCACCCCCGCCTGA
- a CDS encoding alpha-galactosidase, giving the protein MTAADDAPTDLVHLRASGVSVVVDLAGALPRILHWGSDLGALDATGLAAVRRAWVPVPHGYPVDGGVEIAVLPQESTGYLGTPGLVGSRGGQDFSTLFVTGSHGVETTPEGTQRLTVDAGDDAARLTLRLVLELTAEGLLRQQATLTNRADEVYGLDGLLLTFPVPRVATELLDFSGRWARERSPQRTQFTHGTRLRENRRGRTGYDTAYVLVAGTAGFANRTGEVWGLHTAWSGNHRMLAERSHYNPGLLGGGELLGSGEVRLGGGESYASPWVYGSWGTGLDELAGRFHAWMRARPQHPATPRPVTLNTWEAVYFQHDLDRLTALADAAAAVGAERFVLDDGWFGDRRDDTRALGDWHVSADVWPDGLHPLVEHVTGLGMQFGLWVEPEMVNPDSDLARAHPDWILQVPSRLPRAARHQQVLDLAVPGAYAYILERMDALLTEYPIGYLKWDHNRDLVDAGHGGLPGVHGQTLAIYRLLDELRALHPGVEIESCSSGGARVDLEILQRTDRVWASDCIDAFERQQIQRWTNLLIPLELIGAHIGSGHAHSTGRRHELSFRAGTALFGHLGIEWDLQEAGEAERADLAAWIALYKEVRPLLHTGTSVHADVVDPVLAVHGVVGADRQDALYALAMTGRSTDTALPRLTLPGLDPDASYLVRPQAPGDAVDHAPQWWTPEGVQLPGRVLSAVGLEAPLQLPERIALVRATRV; this is encoded by the coding sequence GTGACTGCTGCCGACGACGCCCCCACCGACCTCGTCCACCTGCGTGCCTCCGGCGTGAGCGTGGTGGTGGACCTGGCCGGGGCGCTGCCCCGGATCCTGCACTGGGGGAGCGACCTGGGAGCCCTCGACGCCACCGGCCTGGCGGCCGTCCGCCGTGCCTGGGTCCCCGTGCCGCACGGCTACCCGGTGGACGGCGGCGTCGAGATCGCGGTCCTCCCGCAGGAGTCCACGGGCTACCTGGGCACCCCCGGCCTGGTCGGCAGCCGCGGCGGGCAGGACTTCTCGACCCTCTTCGTCACCGGGTCGCACGGCGTCGAGACGACCCCGGAGGGGACGCAGCGGCTGACCGTGGACGCGGGCGACGACGCAGCGCGGCTCACCCTGCGTCTCGTCCTCGAGCTCACCGCCGAGGGACTGCTCCGGCAGCAGGCGACGCTGACCAACCGGGCCGACGAGGTGTACGGCCTCGACGGGCTCCTGCTCACGTTCCCCGTGCCCCGCGTGGCCACCGAGCTGCTCGACTTCTCCGGTCGCTGGGCGCGGGAGCGCAGCCCGCAGCGCACGCAGTTCACGCACGGCACCCGGCTGCGCGAGAACCGGCGCGGCCGCACCGGCTACGACACGGCCTACGTGCTCGTCGCGGGCACGGCCGGCTTCGCCAACCGGACGGGCGAGGTCTGGGGGCTGCACACCGCCTGGTCCGGCAACCACCGCATGCTGGCCGAGCGCAGCCACTACAACCCCGGCCTGCTCGGCGGCGGCGAGCTGCTCGGCTCGGGCGAGGTGCGGCTGGGCGGCGGGGAGTCGTACGCCAGCCCGTGGGTCTACGGGTCGTGGGGGACCGGGCTGGACGAACTCGCGGGGCGTTTCCACGCCTGGATGCGGGCGCGCCCGCAGCACCCCGCCACGCCGCGCCCCGTCACGCTCAACACCTGGGAGGCGGTCTACTTCCAGCACGACCTGGACCGCCTGACCGCGCTCGCGGACGCCGCGGCGGCGGTCGGGGCGGAGCGCTTCGTGCTCGACGACGGCTGGTTCGGGGACCGGCGCGACGACACGCGCGCGCTCGGCGACTGGCACGTCTCCGCGGACGTGTGGCCCGACGGTCTGCACCCGCTGGTCGAGCACGTGACCGGGCTCGGGATGCAGTTCGGGCTCTGGGTGGAGCCCGAGATGGTCAACCCCGACTCGGACCTCGCCCGCGCGCATCCCGACTGGATCCTCCAGGTGCCGTCGCGCCTGCCCCGGGCGGCCCGGCACCAGCAGGTGCTCGACCTGGCCGTCCCCGGGGCCTACGCCTACATCCTGGAGCGGATGGACGCACTGCTGACCGAGTACCCGATCGGGTACCTCAAGTGGGACCACAACCGCGACCTGGTCGACGCGGGCCACGGGGGACTCCCCGGGGTGCACGGACAGACCCTCGCCATCTACCGGCTCCTCGACGAGCTGCGTGCCCTGCACCCGGGCGTGGAGATCGAGTCGTGCTCGTCGGGCGGGGCGCGGGTGGACCTGGAGATCCTGCAGCGCACCGACCGCGTCTGGGCGAGCGACTGCATCGACGCGTTCGAGCGCCAGCAGATCCAGCGGTGGACCAACCTGCTGATCCCGCTCGAGCTGATCGGCGCGCACATCGGCTCGGGCCACGCGCACAGCACCGGGCGGCGCCACGAGCTGTCGTTCCGGGCGGGGACGGCGCTGTTCGGGCACCTCGGGATCGAGTGGGACCTGCAGGAGGCCGGCGAGGCCGAGCGGGCCGACCTCGCCGCGTGGATCGCGCTGTACAAGGAGGTGCGCCCGCTGCTGCACACGGGCACGTCGGTGCACGCCGACGTGGTCGACCCCGTGCTGGCGGTGCACGGGGTGGTCGGCGCCGACCGCCAGGACGCGCTGTACGCCCTGGCGATGACGGGCCGGTCGACGGACACCGCGCTCCCGCGCCTCACGCTGCCCGGCCTGGACCCGGACGCGTCCTACCTCGTGCGGCCCCAGGCCCCGGGCGACGCGGTCGACCACGCGCCGCAGTGGTGGACCCCCGAGGGGGTGCAGCTTCCGGGCCGTGTGCTGTCCGCGGTCGGCCTCGAGGCGCCGTTGCAGCTGCCCGAGCGCATCGCGCTCGTGCGCGCGACGCGGGTCTGA